The window GATGCCTAGCATGGCACGGACCATTTCCTTGAACAGAGGCGTCAGGACGCTGCTCTCCGTGTTCACCACTGGCGCCACAACAGGCTCAGCACCGTCCATGGAGACCTGAGGAAAGAATGCCGGCAGCGAGTCCTCCGTCTTGACAGGCATGGGCCCCGATATGTACGGCTGAGGCCCCTCGGACGCATCGGCAGCCAAGTCAGCCGTACGCCTGCGGCGGCCACGGCGATGCGCCTTTGAGGAGGACGGGGACTTGGCGTCTCCGTTGGCTGCAGCATTCGTGCCGGTGATTGTGGCGTCGTCTTCAGAGTCAGCGGCGTTGGGGTCGCGGCCGTGCTTGTCGGAGGAGGGGCGCCAGATGTTGCGAGCGATCTCGAAGACGGCCTGCTCGTGAGGGGAGCGGAAGGAGAACGTGTTGCCGGAGCAACGGAGGCGCTCGACGCAGTTGCGGTACTTGCGCTTAAGGCGGCGAAGCTTCTCGGCGAGCTGGCTCTTGGAGAAATCGAGCTGGAGGCGTCGGCGCATCTCCTCGTAGAAGGGTTCCGTGTCGTACTGGTGGGACGCGAACGCCGTGCCCCGCTGCGCCGTAAACTCGGCGAACGCGCGTAGGATCACGATCTCATCCTCCTCCGTCCATAGCCGCTGGAACAGGGGCCGCCGCTCCCCGACCGTGGCCGTGGCAgaggcgggggcggcgacgggagCAGAGGAGGAGAAGGGAGGATTGGGAATTGGATCGACTGGGaactcgatgtcttcagagtccccGTTGCCATAGGCGTCGGCGTCAGGGAAGGAGGAGGACgcagcggcgccggcggcggaggggTCGTCGACCATGGGAAGCATCGGATCGGATCGGAGATGGGGATCGGTTCGAGTCGGTATTAGGGTTGGGGTTTTCGCTGCATTGGGCTCGAGGGGGGTTTGGGCTAGCGGCCCTGGTTAGTCATCGCCCCCCGTGTTTCTGGATTTGTGCCAAGAACATAAGAGCATCTCCGGTCGTTGGCCTCCAGGAGGCGCTAAAAATCGTCTCTGGGACGTACCGATGTAAAACGCGTGTTGAAGACGTGATGCCATCCAGTCACGGCGCCCATAAAATTTTTTTGAATGGCGTAAACACGGCGAGTTCATGCATATTTCGGCGACTTCAAACCAAATTCGACCAAACACAGCACAAACACGCCCGCTCATACATATTTAAAGtattttacaaaaagaaaaaacacaCTACTATGCTCGCCCGCCGTCTCTCTCGCCTCGCCTCTCCTCGCCGGCCGCCGCTCTtacagttctacatgccgaggaga is drawn from Triticum dicoccoides isolate Atlit2015 ecotype Zavitan chromosome 4A, WEW_v2.0, whole genome shotgun sequence and contains these coding sequences:
- the LOC119285641 gene encoding probable transcription factor At3g04930; the encoded protein is MLPMVDDPSAAGAAASSSFPDADAYGNGDSEDIEFPVDPIPNPPFSSSAPVAAPASATATVGERRPLFQRLWTEEDEIVILRAFAEFTAQRGTAFASHQYDTEPFYEEMRRRLQLDFSKSQLAEKLRRLKRKYRNCVERLRCSGNTFSFRSPHEQAVFEIARNIWRPSSDKHGRDPNAADSEDDATITGTNAAANGDAKSPSSSKAHRRGRRRRTADLAADASEGPQPYISGPMPVKTEDSLPAFFPQVSMDGAEPVVAPVVNTESSVLTPLFKEMVRAMLGIGGCPSPLGLGAKVREQPSAVLGIPMEGEKWRQQRILELEVYLRRIDLLQDEVKSALEELKSTPPT